The nucleotide window GCACAGATGGTGCTCTGGTGCATGGGAATATTGGTAGGGTCCACGAGGAGGTGGTCTTGCTTAAAGGTGATGTTCTAGCACGTGAAGACTTGGAAAAATGTGGGGCAGAGTCGGTTTCTCTAGTTTTGGTGGCCCGGGTTCCTGTGAAGGGAGTTGTTTCAGGGGGCTGGGATGGTATAGGGGAGGTCACTCTTGTGAGGGATGAAGCAGTAGGTGATCTTGAAGAGGGAGTGCAGGTTGTTGTTTTTTTCTGATGGGGGTGAGGAGAAAGCGGGTTCAGAGAATGATGGCGAAGGGGGTCTTCCTCATTTGGGGAAGGAGAGGGATGGTTTTCGGATTCAAAACTTGTGAATTGTAAGGACAGGAAAAATGGAAGAATATTACGTAGCTCTACCTAGGCTCCTAGCAGGCCCTCTCGCCTAGACTTATGATAGATAAGATTATGTTCTGGGATGTTCAAGGGCTTGGGACCTCGAAGAGTAGACTTCAGTCTCTCCTGAAGAAGTTTAAACCCAAGGTTCTCATTGTGGCTGAGCATTTTAGGGAGGATAGTAGGATGTTAAGATGGCAGAATATGTTGAGGTTTGATGCCAATTTTTCGAATGGTGCACATGAGGGTAAGTTATGGATTTTCTCGGAAGCGAAGGTGCATGTTAGTGTTCTTAGAGCTTATAATCAACAAGTGATGATGCTGATTTTCAAGAAGCATTTATCCCTGGTGGTTTCAGCTGTGTATGCAAAATGTTTGTATTTCGAGAGAAGGTCTCTATGGTCTGACTTGATAGGCTTTAGTT belongs to Juglans regia cultivar Chandler chromosome 8, Walnut 2.0, whole genome shotgun sequence and includes:
- the LOC108981551 gene encoding uncharacterized protein LOC108981551 gives rise to the protein MIDKIMFWDVQGLGTSKSRLQSLLKKFKPKVLIVAEHFREDSRMLRWQNMLRFDANFSNGAHEGKLWIFSEAKVHVSVLRAYNQQVMMLIFKKHLSLVVSAVYAKCLYFERRSLWSDLIGFSSLTLPWVVLGNFNIIREDSERRGGNLRLLSTMEDFYRFMDVGGLVEIPFSGNKFSWCNGHGGMARS